agaacaaagaaagggGAAAATGAGCTGCTGGACTTCAGATACAGCAAAAGAAAGATAAGGCAATTTGACTTTAGGGGTGGGGTACGTGGGATGCTAGGGAAGAAAATATCCCACcccttttcaactttttttttttttctttgcattcacacttatatatataatttttctttgcattcacACTTATCTACAAGAATAGTAttattttacacacacacacacatatatatatatccttacctTTATAAAGTTATACCCATCACATTAAAATGGCATACATGTTCTATAATATCACAAAATCAAAGTTTCATGCACTTAAAAGTAATTAAGATAATGACATGCATATAAACCCATAAATTAATTAGGCAATTGGGTTGGGGTGTTACAGAATACATGGACTTCTTTATCTTATAATTATACAAATATGATATACATGGTTAGTTTCAAATTATACTTGGTGTAAATATAGGTTAATGTCAGTTATACCacccaatatctttttattggccAAGCATTTTGTCAAATTACCCACCAGATTATATGTTTTCCATACCCATCATGCTCATCAAATATCAAGATGAATGGGGATTAAGAGCCATCTCCATCTTTAAGAGTGctaaagattttttatttttttaatattttaaaatacactaaatgcataattttatggATTGGGCAGTAAAGGACACCtgattgatttgaaatttaacaTCGATGATTATTGAgcagtttaaatttaaaaaaagttactaCAATTTGAACCTAACCCAATACGTACACACACGTTTGAGCACATGCACAAAGACAAATAATTGTCAATATAGATATAGTAGCTAATGTTGCAAATAGTAGCCATATTTCCCACATTAATTGCAAGAATATTACAAAAACTCACACAATCACACAAGGCAATTACATGCTAAGGTTGACATTAGGTTCAACAAAATCATATTTGCACCTTATAGATCACCCAAGAGAGGGTTAGCACAACCAAAACCATAGCTACTCAACTACAACCACCAGAATCTCTTAACTCCAAGACCATGCATATGCTATCACCATGACTACCTATCCTACAACCACCACTAGCCAACACATCAGAGTCTTTGACCACACCTCATCATGACCTTCAAAAGCACCACCACCAAGACAAACATTTTTACTGAGCTCATTACACTACCATTTTAGGCTACTAATCATGATTAATGCAGTAAAGCCACCTCAGGCCCATTTCTAGGAACACCACCACATCCAACAATATTTAAGATTCAATCAGCACATATGCCATTGCTAGGTGCTATTGCTGAACAAATAAAACGGCAAGACCATTCTCATGATCTCCAACAACCCTTCATAAACAGAAACCAACTTTGCCTCCATTACTAAAACCTTCCACGATGACCCAGTAATTATTAACACTTTTGCATTCCAAAACTAGTTAACCTTCACCACCAATACACCCAACACTGACCACCCAAACCCATAGAAACAATTTCCCTTACAGACCTCTAGCATCCATCAGTGCTGTGACCAACAAATGCACCACAGCAGCATGTGTTCCATAACATTTTGATGAATAGTAGCATGTTCCCTATAACAGGTACTAGTTCTACATCTGACAAGTATCTGTGAAAGAAAATTCCAATACAAGTAAATAATAGAATATATCATTCAAAGAACATTATTTATATGAGAAATATATCTTTGATCAATACCCATCACCATCTTTGTCAAGCTgagcaaacaatttttttgctGGGGCCTCCATTGAATCATCAAATTGATGTGAAGAATGGTGACCTTCTTCATCATAGTTCCTCACCATGTCAAAAAGCCCatgaaaaaattctttaaagTTAACCTTCCCGTCTTTGTCGGTGTCTCTTTCCCTAAGGAGGCAAAAGTGCAAAGTGACCAATTAGACAAGGAAAAGCAATGACATTACAACAAAATCAAAGCCCCATTAGAGAAGACATTGAAGAAACAAAGGGTGAAACATTGTAGTAaggtaataaaattaaaagagtcATTAATCAAACCAAGGCAAAAGAATCGACTGTGTAATTGTGTATGAAGCAGTTAACTCATCAAATGTAGTTACAAGATTTTGAATAGAATTGGTTACCACTAGATTCATGCACATGTACCCAGAAATTAAAGGAAAGGTCCCTGACCACCAAAGaatttccatcttttttttttttttttttaataagtatcaAAAAATTCGCATCTTATATACCTATATGGTTAAAATCAGAATTCATAGGTAATTAGCTTCATATGAAACAAAATGAGTTCAGagccaagaaaataaaaattttcaaccaagTTAGTCagaatttttagattttataactcatatgaatatttattaaaaagagaaaCGCAAGTTAGTTAAAGTGTTTACATGAAAGTTTAATGTGAGTGAGAATCAAGTGTCAAGTCCCTTATAAACGCAAGTTACTTCCTAAATTGTTTCCTTTGCCTCCTCAGTGAGTCACTATTAACTAAAAGTAATGGAAACTCAAGTGAACTAGCCTTGAAAATTATCAGGACACTAAAAAATCTGAAACATAAACACCGAAAGGCGAAAGTATTTTAGTGCCAGAAAACCACTCACAAGAAAATGGTTTCTTTATTGAAATGTGTCTCTTTATTAAGGTTTTTTAAAGTTGCTTCGATACATATTTTGGTCGTAGAATAGAATCAAATATTCATATGAAGCAAACTTGAAGTCTAAATAGGTTGTAAACACAGATTACatgaatttcttttatttttagtttaatgaGACATAGTAATGgtcaaaattgcaaaaatttaatgGCATAAGGTAGGAATTGGtgcaattgaaaatttaaggtTTAAACAGCGAGGTCAAACTTTGGGGGTTTTCATGTaattatttcacaaaaatttctcaaaacttaCAAGAGGGCATGATCCTCGCAAAAACTGTTGTCCACTTCAATGAACTTGGACCCAGCCAAGAGTTGCATCACTAGCCTAGAAGTCACAATAGGTGTATTTCCAAGCTCCATCACAGTCCCACGGATTGATGCAAGAATAACACGCATCACAATAGGTGTATTTCTGCTACCCCAAGAACCCGCATGATACACTTCATTATTTATTGATTCTCCTCGGACTCTGGAAATTTGAAGGCATTAAATAGGTTGGTCATCAGCTCAACAAAAATATGGAGCAACGTCATGTGCAGCATACCTAGATCTTCCCACCTCATCCTTGGCCAGCAACAGTTTCTCAATACAAGTTGCAGCATAAGAATGAACTAAATTTGATTCCGCAACAAGGAACCAAACCAAACCTTGGAAAATCTGAACTATAACATCCTTTGATATTTGATTCCTGAACATTGTAAAGAATTTTAGTGCACCTGCCTTAAGCATCGGAAACCCATTCACATCCTGACCCTTCAACTCCGGCACAATAACTGAAGCAAAAAAACTCTGAACATCAACAAGATCTGTCGGGACCAAACTACCCCCAGCCTTCTTAGTAGCAAGGGAGACAACTAAGTATATGGCACAGTCCTTATCCTTCCAATTCGTAACTGGGTTTGCAGCAAACGAAGTTAACAAATGCTGAATCTGTGCAGAAACTGTCTCGGTGACCTGTTGCTTATAATTGGTCGCAATCCCTTTAAGAAGCTCACACACAATTCTCATCATAGTATGAAGATCACTACCCTCAATATCCCTCCGAATGAACTCAACATAATTCATTTCAAAGAGTTTCTCGTCCTCCTCCCTCAACCTCACATTCGGTGCACACTTGTGCTCACTGTGGTCAAAAACCTAATCACATTCATATAATGTTGTTTCTACAACtgtttatattttaacttataCTTTTTCAAATTAGAAGGCccacattttattttgttatttgttataatGAATAACAAGGTCCTTTCGCTTATCAAAGAGGCAGAGGCACATTATTAGGAGCTTGAGAAAAACCGTCTGGTACGTTTGATGCCCTTCCGATGAAATTTAACcactatatatttaaaatcatCATTAAAATCACTTACCACTATATCTTTGAAAAGGGCATCAAACGTACCAAACGGTCTTCCTCAAGCTCCTGGTAATGTGCTTCTGCCTCTTTCATAAGAGAAAGGACATTGTTATTCATTATAACTTAGTGGGCCTTGGAATTTGaaaaagtataatttaaaatattaaaaacagtGGCAGAAACaacattatataaaaatagaacttCATAGTGGGCTTCTTCAGCATACCAAGTATATTGCAAATCTTACACAATTGATCTATTTCACTGCCCATTCTATCATACTGTTATAAGGTGTCAGTTCATAAGTGATTCTTTTGGTAACCCAAGCGCAGATTCAACACCCCCAAGCATGCCCACCTTCACCCTCTCTACTGTTGCATTTGGGATGttttcctaataataaaaattgttcaataAAGTGACCCAAAATAAATCCGCATATACCTACAAATATGGACAGTTGCATACATGATTCAACAAGATACACAAGCatagaaaaaattttacacaatttcttgcttctaaaattttagaaatatggTACACACCATTTAGGCATTTACTGTTTTATTATGCATGGCAAAATTTATAAGACTTGCAAGTGATGTGAagcaatatattataaaatcaaTAGTATAAAGCCATTTTATACATATTATGGGAATTTAACTGACaacattttaaatgggtttATATGTATAAATTGGATCTCCATAAGCATCAATCTCTACAATTTACTTTAAAAGGGGATAATTACAATCACCACTCACAGAGGTACCCCGTGGAGTCtcagattttattttcaaagtttgAATTTCTGATTTTTCTAGATTTCACTTTGGAATTCTAGTTTGCTCAATTCAGATTTCAGCAACAAAACAAGATTATAACGAAGAAAAGATAATAGgattaaatttgtaataagcAGACATCAATTTCTAAGCTCAAAGAGctcaaaaaattttagatatcaaatatcATAAAGTAGATGAGCAAAGGCTGCCTACAATGACTCAAAGAACTGTTAGTAACAATTTGAACCTAATTCCCAagtctttatattttatctaACAATTAAATCATAATCATAATCACATGACCCAAGGAACAAACAGATGTATATTATGAAAAATCCAATCACAGACTTCAATGAGATACATAATCCCAAGGAACTTCCCTAAAATCCAACCAACAAGTATATTACAACATAGGGCCCAATTTATTTTCTAGATGAGTTCGGAGTTGGTGCTAATGGTCCATGAAGACTATATCTCTCCTAAAGTAGCAACAAAATTTCCATTATACATAGGCATATAAAAAACTTGATTCTCATTAAATCATATATGAAATATAACACACAATATCACAAGAACGCAGTGTAAAAATCACTAGAAGGGGAAAAAACCCACAATCCCATAAAATCTGTAAAAGATGGTAATGGTGCAAGAGGAATTACCTCTACTAACGTAGCATCAATAATTTCAGCCTCTTTAGGCATTGCATACAGCTTGATTCtcattaaatcatatatatacaaTAGATAATGTATATCTTCTCTGGCATATCTGTGATCATAAGAAGGCAATTAGATGATGAtataagtcaaaaaaaaaaaaaaaaaacctttgcttgcctaaaaatatatgataaagaaaaGAATTCTAAACTTAGGAAACCACAACCTCTCCCCAACCCCTTTCTTATTGAACAAACACACTCATCACCAAAttatacaaacacaaactaaactTTATCACAAAATGGATGTTCAAATTTTACTAAACCCATCAGCTAAACCACCCAATTCATATTCCTAGATCCAAATTATGGCACAACATACCCAATTACCTATAATCCAACTTACCCAAATTATGGCACAACATACCCAAGTCATCCAATATATTACATATAgcctaaaataaacaaattgaaaaCCCAATAGCAAAATTCACATACACATTCAGATGGGGTGTTGATCCTAATGCATTTTACGCTTATGTTGTCTCGTATAGTGTCTGGTATGTGGGGGATGGGGTACTGCATCTCCTTGGTGAGGCTCCTCGCGTTGCTGCAAAGATGGAGTTACAACCAAACAATGGATTACATGAATTCCAATTCCAACCGTAACAGTAGTTACTCAATATTCATTACATTAAATGACTTGTCATACCGTGGGGCCAGCCTTGTGTCCTGCTTTGTGACCACCTGTCCCACAAGGAGGTGCTTTTGTTGTGCGTTTAGGTCGACCTTGTGGGGGTGACTGTAACCCAACAACCTGCTCATTCTCAACATGCACAGCTGGCTGTTTTGCTTGACTCCCAACAACTGAAGATCCTACAACTGCGGGGGAGGATGGTGTAGCAAATGAAATGTGAGTGAGGCCCGTAGTCATGGGATCTATATGCAGTCTAGGAGTGGGCATGAATGACATGGAGTGACTATGGGGTGGTACATGGTCTATATGACCAATGCTGTACGAGGGGGATTAAGTATGTATGACAGGAGGGGTTTGACTAAAATTAGGGCCGAGATCAAAGGATGGCGGAGTAAATGAAAGATGACCGGGGTCAAAAAATGTATGTGGGGTGTGTGAAGGGATCTCGGGGTGAAAAGATGCATGAGTAGTGGGTAGAGAGATCTCTAGGTCAGAAACTGCATGAGCAATACATGGAGGGATCTCTGGGGAAGAAGATGCATGTGGAGGTGGAGGGAACTCTAGGGCAAGAGATGCACGTAGGGGTGGAGGGGGATCCGGGCTACTGACAACCTGATGGGATGCAGCACGTTGACCATGGCTATGGCTGGCACGAGTTGAGCTCGTGCTTGGTCGTCCAGTATCTTCTGGTGCTTCTAGATTTGCCCCATTGATCTTTTCCAACGGAAGTTGGGCAGTTATACGGTGAAGGCGTTCCACTGTCTTAAGTACAATTGAAATATGCTTGTACTCAAGATTGCCTACTGTATAACGTCTCAACAGCTGCTTGTGACTGGCAACctgaaagtaaataaatacaattagtACATCATACTCAAGTTCCTGAtatgcaacaaaaattgaaaagaaaggtCGAAGCAATTACCATAATAAGAAGTGAAGCCGAAGTGTGGTCGACGAACCTCCAAGTCACCCTATCGTACCAATCGAAGTATGGATGAGCAGGCGACATATCACCTTCTAGTCGTGCTCCATGACATAGAGATCGTGCTCGACTATTCCATACTTGGATATGGCCATAATGTTTGTCCCTCCAATTCACCTCCATCTTCCCCCTCAGATCTATGGCATGAAGGGCTTCGTCAGTATCAACATTTGGGGGGATTTCTTGTACCATCCCGAACTGACGAACAACACGGTCTAGTGTATGTTTCTCTACTAGCTAGAAACATACAAGCGGTACCCTCGCCATCCATACATTTCTTCCGGCAACACAGAACGCAGGCGGGCGGGCTAATTCAGCTTTATATGGTTGCCACACCACCTGAAATAGTCAAATAAAAGGGCAGCACATTATGCAATGTTCCATATCTCTAAGCTCTTTTACATTTATAAATACAATAGTCATAAACAATAGAAGAAACACAATTTCGGTACCTGCTTCGGATGCATACAATCTAAAAGCTGACGGTACCAGACCAAACAGATTTCAGCGGGGCTATTCAAGGTGCTCACGACCCACACGGTCTTACAATTACGAAAGAGGGAGTCAATACTTGGAATTGAGAATTTGAAGTaatcaacaacaataaatgatggGCAATCGAAAATTTAACAGTACATACCACTAAGTTTATACTAATAAATGATTATCTAAACATATGATTAGTGGTGGAGCTAGAAATTAATAACACTTATATTATACATCAATCATAACATATGACCTTAGTGGTTGTAAAAcgatatgaaagttcaaaaacgtgtataaacactctttgaacgtttagacccccaaattacaacttaaccaattcaaacaatatgtcaaacaacaagtgtgtggaaacttaacataagctataatatggaattggtaaaaactatctaagccaaattaaaacacaatccacagcagataatgaaaaggcaaagatagagaggaaggaagatgcaaacacaaagacaacgcgcgatgtgttatcgaagaggaaaccgaagccctcggcgtaaaacctctccgccgccctccaagcggtaaacaatccactagaaaatacaattgggatacatggacagcaatagaccctccaagcctaatctacccagtgcacctaagccctccaagcttcttgctccaacgaggttgcgccgaacctttttcttttctagcttcccggattccgctactagaccgtagcatcaaccaatgaagattggttccttcctaactgcttcccagaaatccaaacagctttctcacagtaatgataatggtgagaaccaggtttggtataatgcctctcaaggatttgacaatggagaggaagagagttgaggaatttgaagagactctaatgtatagattgtgggtgaatcaatcttgtttttctttagggtttatctatcaaaattctctctggaagctctcttacaatcgtgggtaacaggggtatttatactggagtgtgagaggaatgtgaaacatcaggttttacaaaacaggggtggctcgcggcttgaactcgcggcttaactaagtcgcgagatccagtcgcgagataaccgtatggccagttgtcctgttttgtcctgtagtgctccagcttgcatgactgttcaccttccagcatgcttggcacgtgtgctgcgtctagcggcttgcagccgcgagtcacccgcgaggccaagccgcgagtctctgttttcttgcacactcttgagcaatcttcactctatctcactcactacccttacatcaaacccacctaaatacagggttactaaatgctgaattacaagtaaatttggcacggaataaagccaattagatggttgaataaattcaaccttacaatctccccctttggctattccgtgacaaaaccctaaaacagactctagacttaacatgtgagttgggaacagttgaacaaaactcactcacacctaactctagaagctgtgaagcacttgaatcatatgaacataagactcctgaaacacaacaatacaccatgattaTTGTTAAGTAGAAAATCG
This genomic stretch from Quercus robur chromosome 4, dhQueRobu3.1, whole genome shotgun sequence harbors:
- the LOC126721751 gene encoding uncharacterized protein LOC126721751, which gives rise to MRVILASIRGTVMELGNTPIVTSRLVMQLLAGSKFIEVDNSFCEDHALLERDTDKDGKVNFKEFFHGLFDMVRNYDEEGHHSSHQFDDSMEAPAKKLFAQLDKDGDGYLSDVELVPVIGNMLLFIKMLWNTCCCGAFVGHSTDGC